The DNA region ccgtaaccgaaatacaaaccacgctatttacatacggtgacttacccttaggaagggtggaaagtccccagccttactggctttggcttacctggggactcagaatccgagtgagcagcactcgagaaaaagagtccctgcacctcgcaagtacgtgcggcctacataagcttgtgtgtggagggaagaagtgtgacttgtcctaggaagtcgacctgaagtcctttagctggaattctaggttaggacgttcccaataccacctcgtcagggtatgggggacgcgacagtattaacccTTTGACTGCGAAAAGCGAGTATACTCGAAAATTAAAATTTCTCCCTTAACTGCGAAAAGCGAGTTTACCCCACGGCGGCGAAAAAACTTTTTGAATAGCGCCGCCGATACTTTTGACATTCAAGTGTACGCTGAAAACGTTTGCTGTCCAGTAGGTGCTGCCATCTAGTGACCAGAAGATGaaacaaaacgtaaacaaaaacagGTGTTATCAGCTGATGCGACGAAGTTCACGTTGTTTACAAACATCAGGTTTTAAAggtatgtattatttatttcagtaataatttatttattctaattagTTCTTGAATATAAGTACAGTAGACTATAATAAGTCTGATTAAATCATTAAATAAGTGTAAAATATGGTGTAATAGGAGGTAATATGAAGGGCATCTCTTTCAAGCCTAGTAAGCCTATTTTACTGTAAGTTGGCCAACTTCGATTATGTTATGATAGGCTTTGTGTATAGGCCTGGACTTATTATAATGGTAGAATATGATGTATATTACCATAAACTCTAGGCCTAATATCAGTGTCTTCAAATATGTGATAATATGCGAATTGTAAAGACAAATCATAGGCTACCGGTAGgctacatacactcacacacacacacacactctctctctctctctctctctctctctctctctctctctctctctctctctctctctctctctctctctctctctctctctctctctctctctctctctctattatatatatatatatatatatatatatgtgtgtgtgtgtgtgtgtgtatgtatatgtacagtatatatatatatatatatatatatatatatatatatatatatatatatgtgtgtgtgtctagtagctataaatgtaatttctttattagggtatgctaattttattttttactttcagggTCACCTATAATGGCTTCAAAAAGGAAGAGGTGTGCAACACAACGGGAGATTGCTGATATTCTTGCAGAAGAAGACTCAGAAACAGAAGATTTATTTGTACAAAGGGAAGAAGAACTATATGAGGATTATGAAGCAGACGCAGATGAAGATGCTGATGAAGAAGTTGAAGATGCTGATGAAGAAGTTGAAGATGATGACTTGAATAAAACACTAACTGATGATTCATGGGTGAATATAAAGAATGTAGGCACAGATCCTCCAATAAAGTTAAAGTCTATACCAATTTATTCAGAAACTAATAGGGCTGTAAATTTAGATGACTGCACTCCATTTTTATGCTTTTCTAAGTTGTTTCCTAATGAAATATATGATCATGTAGCTGTG from Palaemon carinicauda isolate YSFRI2023 chromosome 35, ASM3689809v2, whole genome shotgun sequence includes:
- the LOC137627394 gene encoding piggyBac transposable element-derived protein 4-like, with product MKQNVNKNRCYQLMRRSSRCLQTSGFKGSPIMASKRKRCATQREIADILAEEDSETEDLFVQREEELYEDYEADADEDADEEVEDADEEVEDDDLNKTLTDDSWVNIKNVGTDPPIKLKSIPIYSETNRAVNLDDCTPFLCFSKLFPNEIYDHVAVETNRYAAYMIEKMQPLAPRSRYRAWRDVDAGEIKAFIAIEIAMGLVHKSSQASYFSKKFWLTETPGFSNIMSRDRYEIIRSCLHFADNSVDGNDDRLYKIKPILDMVKDLYSKYYVSGRDLSVDESTVW